ACTTTTTTCAGACGGTCTTCAAACTCACCGCGGTATTTTGTTCCTGCAACGACTGTACCCATATCAAGCGTCATCACGCGCTTATCGCGAAGAATTTCAGGCACTTCATTTTGTACAATCTGCTGTGCAAGACCCTCTGCGATCGCTGTTTTACCGACACCAGGCTCCCCGATTAATACCGGGTTGTTCTTTGTACGGCGGCTTAATACTTCAATCACACGCTGGATTTCCTTGCTTCTGCCGATTACCGGATCAAGGCTGCCTTCACGCGCAATTACTGTCAGGTCACGCGCAAGTCCATCAAGTGTCGGTGTATTCGCACTTGCATTTGAAGCCTGCTGACCGCCTGCTTCATTACTGCCAAGAAGCTGGAGTACCTGCTGGCGTGCTTTATTCAGGCTGACACCTAAATTATTCAGTACGCGGGCTGCCACACCTTCTCCTTCACGGATCAGACCAAGCAGAATATGCTCAGTTCCTACATAAGAATGACCAAGCTTACGCGCTTCATCCATTGAAAGCTCAATGACTTTCTTTGCTCTTGGTGTATAGTGAACGCTTGGTGACTGTTCTGTCCCCTTACCGATTAACTCTTCCACTTCTTCCTGAATTTTCGTTGTGCTCAGGTTAAGCGTCTGCAGTGCTTTCGATGCAATGCCCTCCCCTTCACGAACGAGACCAAGAAGGATATGTTCAGTACCGATATTTGAATGGGAAAGACGGATCGCCTCTTCCTGTGCCAATGCTAATACTTTTTGTGCTCTCTCTGTGAATCGTCCAAACATCATATGTCTGATCCTCCTTTATCTTTACTTACATCCATCTCCAGACGCTCGCGGATCAGCGAAGCCCGCCTGATATCTCTTTCCACAGGACGCAGGAAACCTCCTGCATACTGCTGTAAAAATCCTGGCTGCGTTAAAATCATCAGCTCATTTAAAATGCTTCTTGACACATTTTCAATAAATCCGAGATCAATGCCAAGACGCACATCCGACAGGCACTTTGCCGCTTCCTTTGACTCAATCACGCGGCTGTAACGAAGTGTTCCGTATGAACGGAAAACCCTGTCTTCAAGCTGAATACCTGATGACTTGACCAGCGCTTCCCTGGCCGACTTTTCCTGCGCAATAATCTGATCCACCACATGCAGCAGGTCCTCCGTAATATCTTCCTCTGACTTCCCGAGTGTCGTCTGGTTGGAGATCTGAAAGATGTTACCTAAAGCTTCGCTACCCTCACCGTAAATTCCTCTCGCTACAAGACCAAATTGTCCAATTGCAGGAATAATCCGGTTCATCTGGTGCGTCATCATTAATCCTGGTAAATGCATCATAACAGATGCACGCAATCCCGTCCCAACATTTGTCGGGCAGGTCGTCAAATAACCAAAGTTCTCATCAAATGCATAATCAAAATGCTGTTCAATCGCATCATCGATCTCAAGCGCCTTTCGCAGTGCTTCCTTCAGCTGGAGTCCCGGAAACAGGCACTGGATCCGCAAATGATCCTCTTCATTCACCATCAGACTGATATCCTC
The sequence above is a segment of the Jeotgalibacillus haloalkalitolerans genome. Coding sequences within it:
- a CDS encoding protein arginine kinase, with the protein product MSLEKFLSQAVSSWMNEDGPSSEIVLSTRIRLARNHHQYAFPTVFTKEEAQQTAEAVGAAVRQAGYPLEELKMEDLQGLEKRVLVEKHLISPNLAEDSGSSSVWLSDDEDISLMVNEEDHLRIQCLFPGLQLKEALRKALEIDDAIEQHFDYAFDENFGYLTTCPTNVGTGLRASVMMHLPGLMMTHQMNRIIPAIGQFGLVARGIYGEGSEALGNIFQISNQTTLGKSEEDITEDLLHVVDQIIAQEKSAREALVKSSGIQLEDRVFRSYGTLRYSRVIESKEAAKCLSDVRLGIDLGFIENVSRSILNELMILTQPGFLQQYAGGFLRPVERDIRRASLIRERLEMDVSKDKGGSDI